The DNA segment ACCACCATTTTTAAGTACGAGATCTCCGCCGATGTAAAGCCCTTTTATGTTGCTTTCGTAGTTTTCGTTTACTTCAGGATTTCCCTTGTCGTCTGTTTTTATGCCACATTTTTGTAAAAAATCAACAGGACTTGAGCCGCCTATGGCATAAACTACACGGTCATAAACGCGAATTTTACCGTTATTGTATTGGACTCTAACGCGTCCAGATTCGTTTTCTAGCTCGACTATATCGTGATTTAAGCGAACTTTGATCTTATCGTTTTGCTCTAACGCCCAAAGTGCCTCTTTGTTTGTTTCATTTACCCTAGAGAAGCTATCTTTTCTATATGCGATTGTGGTTTTGTTGTATTGACAAAGTTCGATAGCATACTCAACAGCTGAATTTCCGCCACCAACTACTAAAATCTTTTCTTTGCTTGAGCAGTTGTTTAGATTGAAATTTACAACCTCATTTAAAGATGGCGGAATTTTATAATCAGGCTTATTTGGTCTACCCATTTTGCCGATTGCTATCATTACATTTTTTGCTGTATATGTACCCTTGGCAGTTACTACGCTGAAATTTCCATCATCGTTTTTCTTGACATTTTCAACTTCACAGTTAAACTGCACTTCGATTTTGCCGTCATCAAGAAGCTTGTCAAAAAAATCAAGAGTGCTCTCTTTTGTGCCGTCTTCAAACGCCACTATGCCGTGAATTGTGCTATCTTGCCCTTTATACTCTTTATCGACACGCTTATTATCTTTGTAAAATTTTCTAATAGTTTGGTTGTGATTATCTCCCTTTTCTATCATTAAAACATTTACAAGACCTGCTGTTTTTGCTTCAACTACGGCACCGATACCGCAAGGTCCGCCACCGATTACTACTAAATCATAAATTTTTGACATAAATGCCTCCAAAATTTTCTATACAATTAAGTCTATCAAAAACAATATTAAAACCAAAGAAATTTAATAATTTTATTTTGTTTAAAATTATGATATAATACTAGATTTTAAATTTCTAGGAGATTAAATGAAAATTTCAAAAACAGCATGTATTTTAATATTAGGCGCTACTTTTGCAACAAATGCGGTGGCTTATAAAAATCTTAGCGATGTTAGAACTGCTTACTACTATACAAGAACACAATATCCAAATTTCCCAAATCTACAAGGCGATGGACTTAAAGCTCTAATTGGAACAGCAAGAGAATATATAATATTGTTATCTGTTAACAACCCAAGTCCACAAAATGAGGATGATAGAATTTTTATATCTACAAGCTTAAAAAGTAATTATAGTCAAATAACGGAGGGTTTTAAGCTTGCAAAAGAATGGCTATTAAATGAATCTGATAGAGATAAATCTCAAATAAATATTGATGAGATAAGAAACTGGCTAGACAATCAAGGAATCAATACTCTTGAAAAATTTAAAAATTTTACATTGGAGCAGTTAAAAAACAAAGAACAACTAGAAAAAGATTTAGATAGTGCTTTGATTGATTTTAGAAAAAAGCTATCAGATAATCTAAATAAATATAAAGATGAATTAGAAAAGATAGTAATAGAAAAAGAAAAAGCAAGTGCTGCTGACCTAGATACATATAAAAAGGCTTTAGAAAGTACAAAAGACGCGATAGTAAGTATCGCAAAAGAGATGAACCAAGAAAATAAAGCCGATATGAGCCTAATAATATCAAAAGATAAAGAGTTGTCTAATGGTGATATTATAAAGGCTATATTAGACGTGGACGCATATAAATTTGAAGGACTAGATGGGATAAAAAAGCTAGCCTCTAAAGAAGACGAGTCTATATCGCAAGTCGTGAGTAATTTTGGTCAAAACAGTGTTATAAGCACTATACAAATCGGTTCTGAGCTAAATACCGCGACACGTCTTGCAAAGCTGTCAAATCCATATAATGAAAATTTAGCTCTAGCTTATGCTATTTCAAATTTAAAAAATGAAAATTTTGCAGACAATGATGGCTATGCTTTAAGCTCATTGGTTAGAGAATACACAAATAGATTTAACTACGACAACAACTTATGGGCTACGATAAATGGTGCAAAAGGCAACATTAAAGATGGAGCAAACCCTAGTGTCTATGGATTTACTTTAGGTTATGATAAAGCATTTGATGATTTTATATTTGGTGGATTTGTCACATACGCTAAATCAAAAGCAAAAAATGAGATAATAAACAACAAGGCAGACAACTATCAACTTGGTGTTTATTCAAGGTCGTATATCAAAAACTATGAAATAGACTTTAAATTCTCTACTGGTATAGCAAAAAATAAAAATGAAAGAAATACAATCTTAGCAAATAGAGTAATCGTAAATGATTCAAAATACAACTCATACTTTAACTCTTTGGATATCAACTATGGATATGTAGCAAAACTAGATAGCATGGAGGGATTATTTTTTAAACCATCTATTGGTTTAAATTTTAGTCATATAAAAAGTAATAGTTTTAGAGAAAATGGTGAACTAGCTGTAAAATACAATGCTACAACATCAAAGGCGTTAAGTCTAAGAGTGTCTGGCGAGATAAGAAAATACCTAGAAAACGGTAGCTATTTTTATGTAACTCCTGGAATAGAAAAAGAAATTTATAAAAATGCAAACAATAGCGTTGTAACTTTTATAGGTTCAAACAATGACATTATATTTTCAGCAAGAGATAGGAAATCAACATTTTTAACACTACAAACTGGTGCTGATTTTACTATCACAAAATCGCTTAGTGCTAATGCAAATTTTGGCGTAAAAGCCTCAGCACAAGAAAAATACTGCAATGGAACTCTTGGCATAAAATATAAATTTTAGATATTTTTTAAGGTTTGAGTTAAACTCAAGCCTTAAAATCTAGTTCGATATCAAGCCTTTTTTAAAAAATCAGCCACCATAAATGCAAGCTCAAGTGCCTGATCAGCATTTAGTCTTGGGTCACACTGCGTTTCATAACGATCTTTTAGGCTTTGTTCTGTTACATTAAACGCACCGCCAGTGCACTCTGTAACATCTTGTCCAGTCATCTCAAGATGTATGCCTCCTGGATACACGCCTTCGCTTCTTGAAATTTCAAAAAAGCTCTTAACTTCACTTAAAATTTTATCAAATTCACGAGTTTTGTACTGGGCTACGCTAGTTGTGTTGCCGTGCATTGGGTCTATACTATAAACCATCTTTAACCCCTCGCGCTTAACATCACGAAGCAGGTTTGGCAGTCTATCATTTATCTTATCAGCTCCCATTCTTATGATTATATTTAGGCGTCCAGCTTCATTTTCTGGATTTAGTTTAGCTGACAAATTTATAATGTCATCTGCTGTCGCGTTTGGTCCTATTTTTACACCTATTGGGTTTTTTACTCCACTTAAAAAATGCACGTGAGCGTCATCTATACCGCGCGTTCTCTCGCCTATCCAAAGCATATGAGCCGAGCAGTCATACCACTCGCCACTTAGGCTATCCTCTCTAGTCATAGCCTCTTCATAAGGAAGCAACAACGCTTCATGAGATGTGTAAAATGATGTTTGGCTTATGGCTGGAGTGTTTTCAGATGTCATACCACAAGCCTCCATAAACGCCAAAGTCTTAGTCAAGCTATCTGTTAGCTGGGTATATTTCTCATCTATCTCAGCACGTTTTGTAAAGCCTAAATTCCACTTATGTATCTGATGTAAATCAGCCAAACCGCCACGCGAAAATGCACGAAGCAAGTTCATGGTAGAAGCCGACCGATAGTACGCTTCTATCATACGTTTTGGATCTGGCACACGTGCTGATTGACTAAATTCAAAACCATTTATAATATCGCCTCTATAACTAGGTAGTTTTACACCATTTACTTCTTCAAAGTCTGAGCTTCTAGGTTTTGCAAACTGCCCTGCTAGACGTCCTACTTTTACTATCGGACAGCCTCCAGCATAGGTTAAAACTATTGCCATTTGAAGTATGACTTTAAACATATCCCTGATATTGTTTGCGTTAAAATTTGCAAAGCTTTCAGCACAATCCCCACCTTGAAGCAAAAACGCCTTACCTTCACAAACCTTAGCAAGTTCTGCCTTTAAATTTCTAGCCTCTCCTGCAAAAACAAGTGGTGGAAAACCTTTTAATTTTTCTTCAATATTTTTTAGTTCGTCTTTATCTAAATATTTTGGTTGCTGAAGTATGTTGTAATTTCTCCAGCTATCCCTACTCCAAGCCATTTTTATCCTTATTGTTTAAATTTAAGCTCTGATTATAGCATTAAAAAGCTAAATTTTAAACAACTTAAATTATAATTAGCAACTTTAAAATTTAAAAAAGGTAGAGAGATTGGATTTAAAAAACGAACGCACAAAAGGCTTTTTGTATGCACTTTTTGCCTTTTTCTTTTGGGGTAGCTTCTCGCCATTTTTTAAACTTTATGGCACTGATATTAGTTCGTATGAAATTTTAATTCATCGCATTATTTGGTCGGTTGTATTTTTAGCGATTGTGCTCTATTTTTTTGGCGGTTTTGCTAGTGTGGTTCAAATTTTAAGGCATAAAAAGATAAGAAACGCTCTTTTAACAAGTGGTTTTTTAATAAGTCTAAACTGGTGGACTTACGTTTTAGCCGTAAGTAGCGGACAAATTTTAGAGGCTGGACTTGGTCAGTTTTTAACTCCGCTTATTAGTATGATGCTTGGTGCTTTAATATTTAAAGAAAAGCTAAGTGGTGTTGCAAAATTTGCGATATTTATCGTGTTTTTAGCAGTTCTTTTGCAAGTTTATGCGCTTGGAAATTTTCCAGTCGTAGCACTTATGCTTGGCTTGTCGTTTGCGTTTTATGGAGTGATTAGAAAGAGAGTTAAAGTGCCTGGTATAGCTGCTATTTTTGTTGAAACGCTACTTTTGTTGCCGTTGTGTTTTGGGTATTTTTTGTATCTATTTTTTGCAAATCAGAGCCACTTTAACGCCGATTTAAACGGATTTTTGATGATAGCTTCAGGTGTAATAACAGTCGTTCCGCTAATCATTTATAATATGGCTACGGCTCGTGTAGATCTTAGCATTTTAGGCTTTATGCAATATATCATACCAACGATGTCTGTAGGGTTTGGGATATATTTTGGCGAAGAGCTTGGGGTGCTAAAATTTTGCTCGTTTGCACTTATTTGGTTTGCAATCGTGCTAGTTAGCGTGGATGGAATTTTAAGAAAAAGAGGTAAAAATGCTACAAAATGAGAGCCAAAAGGGATTTTTATACGCATTTTTGGCATTTTTTAGCTGGGGTGTTTTATTTCCCATATTTTTTAGCCTGTATGATGGTGTTGGCTCGTATGAAATTTTAGCCCACCGCATTATTTGGTCGGCAATTTTTATGGCGATATTTTTATCATTTAGCTCAAAGCTTAAAGAAACTATTTTGATTTTAAAGCAAAAACGCATAAGAAA comes from the Campylobacter mucosalis genome and includes:
- a CDS encoding NAD(P)-binding domain-containing protein, translated to MSKIYDLVVIGGGPCGIGAVVEAKTAGLVNVLMIEKGDNHNQTIRKFYKDNKRVDKEYKGQDSTIHGIVAFEDGTKESTLDFFDKLLDDGKIEVQFNCEVENVKKNDDGNFSVVTAKGTYTAKNVMIAIGKMGRPNKPDYKIPPSLNEVVNFNLNNCSSKEKILVVGGGNSAVEYAIELCQYNKTTIAYRKDSFSRVNETNKEALWALEQNDKIKVRLNHDIVELENESGRVRVQYNNGKIRVYDRVVYAIGGSSPVDFLQKCGIKTDDKGNPEVNENYESNIKGLYIGGDLVLKNGGSIVVALNHAHQVVKDILEKRG
- a CDS encoding autotransporter outer membrane beta-barrel domain-containing protein, producing the protein MKISKTACILILGATFATNAVAYKNLSDVRTAYYYTRTQYPNFPNLQGDGLKALIGTAREYIILLSVNNPSPQNEDDRIFISTSLKSNYSQITEGFKLAKEWLLNESDRDKSQINIDEIRNWLDNQGINTLEKFKNFTLEQLKNKEQLEKDLDSALIDFRKKLSDNLNKYKDELEKIVIEKEKASAADLDTYKKALESTKDAIVSIAKEMNQENKADMSLIISKDKELSNGDIIKAILDVDAYKFEGLDGIKKLASKEDESISQVVSNFGQNSVISTIQIGSELNTATRLAKLSNPYNENLALAYAISNLKNENFADNDGYALSSLVREYTNRFNYDNNLWATINGAKGNIKDGANPSVYGFTLGYDKAFDDFIFGGFVTYAKSKAKNEIINNKADNYQLGVYSRSYIKNYEIDFKFSTGIAKNKNERNTILANRVIVNDSKYNSYFNSLDINYGYVAKLDSMEGLFFKPSIGLNFSHIKSNSFRENGELAVKYNATTSKALSLRVSGEIRKYLENGSYFYVTPGIEKEIYKNANNSVVTFIGSNNDIIFSARDRKSTFLTLQTGADFTITKSLSANANFGVKASAQEKYCNGTLGIKYKF
- a CDS encoding class II 3-deoxy-7-phosphoheptulonate synthase — encoded protein: MAWSRDSWRNYNILQQPKYLDKDELKNIEEKLKGFPPLVFAGEARNLKAELAKVCEGKAFLLQGGDCAESFANFNANNIRDMFKVILQMAIVLTYAGGCPIVKVGRLAGQFAKPRSSDFEEVNGVKLPSYRGDIINGFEFSQSARVPDPKRMIEAYYRSASTMNLLRAFSRGGLADLHQIHKWNLGFTKRAEIDEKYTQLTDSLTKTLAFMEACGMTSENTPAISQTSFYTSHEALLLPYEEAMTREDSLSGEWYDCSAHMLWIGERTRGIDDAHVHFLSGVKNPIGVKIGPNATADDIINLSAKLNPENEAGRLNIIIRMGADKINDRLPNLLRDVKREGLKMVYSIDPMHGNTTSVAQYKTREFDKILSEVKSFFEISRSEGVYPGGIHLEMTGQDVTECTGGAFNVTEQSLKDRYETQCDPRLNADQALELAFMVADFLKKA
- the rarD gene encoding EamA family transporter RarD encodes the protein MDLKNERTKGFLYALFAFFFWGSFSPFFKLYGTDISSYEILIHRIIWSVVFLAIVLYFFGGFASVVQILRHKKIRNALLTSGFLISLNWWTYVLAVSSGQILEAGLGQFLTPLISMMLGALIFKEKLSGVAKFAIFIVFLAVLLQVYALGNFPVVALMLGLSFAFYGVIRKRVKVPGIAAIFVETLLLLPLCFGYFLYLFFANQSHFNADLNGFLMIASGVITVVPLIIYNMATARVDLSILGFMQYIIPTMSVGFGIYFGEELGVLKFCSFALIWFAIVLVSVDGILRKRGKNATK